GCGGGTCTTGGGATTGGCGACCCGGCGCAGCAGGCGCAGCGTCTCCTCGATGTCGTCGAGGAAGCCGATGGTGCCCGACAGCAGGATGTGGCTGAACGGCCCCTCGATGGCGTCGATGGTCGCCGGATCCTCGGCGTCGGCGGCGATCAGCTCCAATTGCGGATGGCGCGCCTTCGCCACGGCGATGGTCGCCGGGCTGAGGTCGATGCCGACGCCGCGCGACGGCTTGAGATCAGCCAGCGTGTCGCCGACGCCGCAGCCGATCTCCAGCACCGTCGCCCCTTCCGGAATCAGGAAGCGCAGATAGGCGCGGTCAGCGTCATGGAAGGCGCGGTTGCGCTCGGCCCAGCGGTCGCGCAGGGGGGCCATGGCGTCGAACAGCGAACGGATGCGCTGCTGGCGCGGGGAGAGGCCGCGCGTCCCGGCGGCCGCGGGGGAAACGGGGGCAGACGTGTCCGGCGTGGCGGCATCCATGGAAGCGCTCCGGGAAAGCGTCGGGGTCGGCTGGTCGGTCATCGGGAGAAATCCGTGGGAAAGGCGTCGGGTCCGCCATTAGACGTCGGGACAGCCGTCCGGGCGGCGGTCTCGTTGCGCAGCAGCAGCCAGAACAGGCCGCCGGGCAGCGACAGGACGGCGATCGACAGCCCGATCAGCAGCGAGACCAGAAGGGCCGCGTCGGCATCGAAGCCGAGCAGCGCGAAACCGGCGACCATCGCCCCCTCGCGCACGCCCCAGCCGCCGAGCGAGACGGGCAAGGCGGCGGCGACGATGGCGGCCGGCACGATGGCCAGCCCATCCAGCCAGCCGAGCGGCAGGCCGACCGAACGGGCGAACAGGATGGTGGCGGTGATGGTGGCGAGATGGACGCCGATGCTGTGGCCCAGCGCCGCCCAGGCGGCCGGGTTGCCGGCCATGGCGCGCAGCTGCGCCACCGCCCCCCAGACCGTCCGCCCCAGGGCGCCGTCGCGCAGCCGTTTCGGGATCGGCAGCCGGTCGCGCGGGATGCGCCCGGCGAGCAGCAGCAGCCCCATGGCGACGGCCAGGACCAGCGCCCCGGCCAGCACGGTGCCGGCGACGGCGGGCGGCGCCACCGCGGCCAGATGCGGCAGCCCGACCAGCCCGATCAGCACCACCCCCAGCAGCGCCATCAGCCGGTCGACCAGCAGGGCCAGCATCACCGGCCCGGCCGGATGGCCGAGCCGCCAGGTGAACCAGCCGCGCAGCAGGTCGGCCCCGACCGATCCCGGCAGGATCTGGCCGACGAAACCGCTGGCCATCTGCAGGCGGAAGGCGGTCCAGCGGGTCAGGCAAAAGCCGGCGGCCCGCCCCACCGCCCGCCACCGCTGCGAGGCGAAGGGCAGGGTCAGCGCCTTCACGGCGAAGCCGGCGGCGAACAGCCACGGATCGGCGGCCGACAGGCGCGCGGCGATGCCGGCCCAGTCGGCCCCGGCGGCGAGCGCGCCCAGCACCACGACCGTCACCGCCAGCTTGACCAGCAGCGGCCACCGTCGTCCGGACGGCTTCCCCGGACCGGCCTTGTCCGGACCGGGGCCGGAGTCGGAACCGGGCTTCGCCGATTGGACGAAGGGGGTGTCGAGAAGAGCCTGGGCCATCATCCCCGCATGGAAATCCGGGTGCCGCGGGACAGCGGCGCCGAACGGGCCGTTGTAACGGCTCACGCTTGGCTTGTCACCCGCTGACGTCCTCTCCGCTCTGACGGGCGGAGGCTCCGGAGAGGCACATCATGCGGCCCTCCGGCTGGTTCCTGCTTCATCGGGCCGCTTGGTGCGGTGCCCCTCCACAGGCTTCAACGCACTGTCCGCGCGCCGTAGAATATTGGTCGCCGCGTTGGTGTCAGCGTTGGCTCTGTGGCCACAACGCACGCACACGAAGACGGCTTGGCTCGGCCGGTTGGCGGCATCGACATGGCCACAACAGGCGCAGGTCTGGCTGGTGTAGGCGGCAGGCACCTCGACCAGCCTGCCGCCGCGATCCGCCAACTTGTAGGCCAGCATGGTGCGGAACAAGCCCCATCCCTGATCGAGAATGGCCCGGTTCAGTCCTGCCTTCTGCCGGACCCGGCGGCCCGGCTCCGCGACCGTGCCCTTCGCCGACGCAGACAGGCTCCGCACCGGCAACGCCTCCACAACGACCACACCGTGGTTCTTGGCGATGATCGTGCTGTGCTTGTGGAGAAAGTCCTTGCGGGCGTCGGCCACCCGCTTTTGAAGTTTGGCAACCCACCGCACCGCCTTGCGCCGGTTGGCCGACCCCCGCTGCTTGCGCGCCAAGGCCCATTGGGCCTTGCGTAGCGCCTTCAGCGCCGTCTTGCCGTGGTTGGCTGGGGCGATGCTGGTGCCGTCGCTGAGCGCGGCGAACACCGCCACGCCGAGATCAATGCCGACCGGCGGCAGGATGGACGGGGCTGGCTCGACCACCTCGCGCTCGCACTGGACGGCGGCGAACCAGTGCCCGGCCCGGCGGGACACCGTGATGGTGCGAATGGCGCCCGGCAGCGCCGTCCAGCCGCGCAGACGCACCCAACCCAGCTTGGGCAGCTTGACGCGACCCGACGAGGTGCCGGTGCGCTCGACTGTCAGCGAGATGGGATCGGGAAAGCGGACGCTGTCGTTCAGCCCTTTTCGGCGCGGGGTCGGAGCCTTGGCCCGACCGGCCCACCAATTCTGATAGGCCCGGTCGAGGTCGCGCAGCGCCTGTTGCAGAGTATGAACCGGACA
The DNA window shown above is from Azospirillum sp. TSA2s and carries:
- a CDS encoding lysylphosphatidylglycerol synthase transmembrane domain-containing protein, with product MSRYNGPFGAAVPRHPDFHAGMMAQALLDTPFVQSAKPGSDSGPGPDKAGPGKPSGRRWPLLVKLAVTVVVLGALAAGADWAGIAARLSAADPWLFAAGFAVKALTLPFASQRWRAVGRAAGFCLTRWTAFRLQMASGFVGQILPGSVGADLLRGWFTWRLGHPAGPVMLALLVDRLMALLGVVLIGLVGLPHLAAVAPPAVAGTVLAGALVLAVAMGLLLLAGRIPRDRLPIPKRLRDGALGRTVWGAVAQLRAMAGNPAAWAALGHSIGVHLATITATILFARSVGLPLGWLDGLAIVPAAIVAAALPVSLGGWGVREGAMVAGFALLGFDADAALLVSLLIGLSIAVLSLPGGLFWLLLRNETAARTAVPTSNGGPDAFPTDFSR
- a CDS encoding RNA-guided endonuclease TnpB family protein, translating into MIERKAVLFRLYPTSEQAAQMAQIAGACRFVYNLALEQRRDWYRPGRKFTFASQCREVTLLRAEVAWLKACPVHTLQQALRDLDRAYQNWWAGRAKAPTPRRKGLNDSVRFPDPISLTVERTGTSSGRVKLPKLGWVRLRGWTALPGAIRTITVSRRAGHWFAAVQCEREVVEPAPSILPPVGIDLGVAVFAALSDGTSIAPANHGKTALKALRKAQWALARKQRGSANRRKAVRWVAKLQKRVADARKDFLHKHSTIIAKNHGVVVVEALPVRSLSASAKGTVAEPGRRVRQKAGLNRAILDQGWGLFRTMLAYKLADRGGRLVEVPAAYTSQTCACCGHVDAANRPSQAVFVCVRCGHRANADTNAATNILRRADSALKPVEGHRTKRPDEAGTSRRAA